Proteins encoded within one genomic window of Pseudorasbora parva isolate DD20220531a chromosome 3, ASM2467924v1, whole genome shotgun sequence:
- the glipr2 gene encoding GLI pathogenesis-related 2 isoform X1, translating to MAADSSFEAEFLQAHNAYRRHHGAQPLTVNKNLCRSAQAWAEHLLSINTLKHSNKDYGENLYYAWSSATKKLTGREAVDSWYSEIKDYNFSRPGFSSKTGHFTQVVWKDTKEVGVGLASNGNTTFVVGQYLPAGNITNVGYFEKNVLPTGSKVDSKPTGTTVTVGPMDGDSGTSSNRAPSVPRSTEISPSGGRRDIHVSTGLNDSSFEAEFLQAHNAYRKNHGAPPLTINKNLCRSSQDWAKHLLSIRTLKHSNGDHGENIYYAWSSANKKLTGREAVESWYSEIKDYNFSRPGFTSKTGHFTQVVWKDTKELGVGLATDGNTTFVVGQYLPAGNISNAGYFERNVLPAGSKVEFKSTPSADKVGQAFGALSIKSNQLPSSSHSPGPAPFKSPSPQSSGSEGESLSQFRQSLLEAQNDYRRQHGARPLSLCPILSKEAQDWAAHLISINTLKNSGKGHGETMSYKWTSTMVPPTGKEVAESWYKENVKYNFATPGFQSGTGNFTQMIWRSTDQVGVGLASDGKGKFITVAFYKPSGNITNPGYFQDNVKPAGK from the exons ATGGCAG CAGACAGTAGCTTTGAAGCCGAGTTCCTCCAGGCTCACAATGCGTACCGGAGACATCATGGAGCCCAACCCCTCACCGTAAACAAAAACCTGTGCCGCTCCGCTCAGGCATGGGCGGAGCatctgctgtcaatcaacactctcaaacacagcaACAAGGACTACGGAGAAAATCTTTATTATGCTTGGAGTTCAGCTACCAAAAAACTCACAG GACGTGAGGCAGTGGATAGCTGGTATAGTGAAATTAAGGACTACAACTTCAGCAGGCCTGGGTTCTCCTCCAAAACAG GTCATTTCACACAGGTGGTGTGGAAGGACACTAAAGAGGTGGGGGTTGGACTGGCTTCAAATGGAAACACAACTTTTGTAGTGGGTCAGTACCTCCCAGCAGGAAACATCACAAATGTgggttattttgaaaaaaatgtccTACCGACAGGCTCCAAAGTAGACTCAAAGCCCACTGGTACAA CTGTCACAGTGGGACCAATGGATGGTGATTCAGGAACCTCTTCAAACAGAGCACCCTCAGTTCCTCGCAGTACTGAAATATCACCATCAGGAGGCAGAAGGGATATTCATGTGTCAACTGGCTTAAATG ACAGCAGCTTTGAAGCTGAGTTCCTACAGGCTCACAATGCATACCGCAAAAATCACGGAGCCCCGCCCCTCACTATAAACAAAAACCTGTGCCGCTCCTCACAGGACTGGGCCAAACACCTGCTGTCAATCAGGACCCTCAAACATAGCAATGGAGATCATggagaaaatatatattacGCTTGGAGCTCAGCTAACAAAAAACTCACAG GACGTGAGGCAGTGGAAAGCTGGTATAGTGAGATTAAGGACTACAACTTCAGCAGGCCTGGGTTCACCTCCAAAACAG GTCACTTCACACAGGTGGTGTGGAAGGACACGAAGGAGTTGGGAGTTGGACTGGCCACTGACGGGAACACAACTTTTGTAGTGGGTCAGTACCTCCCAGCAGGAAACATCAGCAATGCTGgatattttgaaagaaatgtccTACCAGCAGGTTCCAAAGTAGAATTCAAATCCACCCCGTCTG ctgacAAAGTTGGACAAGCATTTGGTGCTCTCAGCATCAAGTCCAACCAATTGCCTTCATCATCTCACAGTCCTGGACCGGCACCATTTAAGAGTCCGTCTCCACAGAGCAGCGGCTCAGAAG GTGAGAGCTTGTCCCAATTTCGTCAGTCTCTGCTTGAAGCTCAAAATGACTACCGACGCCAACATGGGGCACGGCCTCTCTCGCTGTGCCCCATCCTCAGTAAAGAGGCTCAGGATTGGGCAGCACATCTGATTAGCATTAACACGCTGAAGAACAGTGGCAAAGGTCATGGAGAGACTATGTCTTACAAATGGACATCCACCATGGTGCCTCCAACAG GAAAAGAGGTTGCTGAATCATGGTACAAGGAAAATGTGAAGTACAATTTTGCAACCCCTGGCTTTCAGAGTGGAACTg GTAACTTCACCCAGATGATCTGGAGGTCTACAGACCAGGTTGGGGTCGGCCTGGCATCAGATGGAAAGGGCAAGTTCATCACTGTGGCTTTTTATAAACCTTCTGGAAACATCACCAACCCTGGCTACTTCCAGGATAATGTCAAACCTGCTGGGAAGTGA
- the glipr2 gene encoding GLI pathogenesis-related 2 isoform X2, translated as MADSSFEAEFLQAHNAYRRHHGAQPLTVNKNLCRSAQAWAEHLLSINTLKHSNKDYGENLYYAWSSATKKLTGREAVDSWYSEIKDYNFSRPGFSSKTGHFTQVVWKDTKEVGVGLASNGNTTFVVGQYLPAGNITNVGYFEKNVLPTGSKVDSKPTGTTVTVGPMDGDSGTSSNRAPSVPRSTEISPSGGRRDIHVSTGLNDSSFEAEFLQAHNAYRKNHGAPPLTINKNLCRSSQDWAKHLLSIRTLKHSNGDHGENIYYAWSSANKKLTGREAVESWYSEIKDYNFSRPGFTSKTGHFTQVVWKDTKELGVGLATDGNTTFVVGQYLPAGNISNAGYFERNVLPAGSKVEFKSTPSADKVGQAFGALSIKSNQLPSSSHSPGPAPFKSPSPQSSGSEGESLSQFRQSLLEAQNDYRRQHGARPLSLCPILSKEAQDWAAHLISINTLKNSGKGHGETMSYKWTSTMVPPTGKEVAESWYKENVKYNFATPGFQSGTGNFTQMIWRSTDQVGVGLASDGKGKFITVAFYKPSGNITNPGYFQDNVKPAGK; from the exons ATGGCAG ACAGTAGCTTTGAAGCCGAGTTCCTCCAGGCTCACAATGCGTACCGGAGACATCATGGAGCCCAACCCCTCACCGTAAACAAAAACCTGTGCCGCTCCGCTCAGGCATGGGCGGAGCatctgctgtcaatcaacactctcaaacacagcaACAAGGACTACGGAGAAAATCTTTATTATGCTTGGAGTTCAGCTACCAAAAAACTCACAG GACGTGAGGCAGTGGATAGCTGGTATAGTGAAATTAAGGACTACAACTTCAGCAGGCCTGGGTTCTCCTCCAAAACAG GTCATTTCACACAGGTGGTGTGGAAGGACACTAAAGAGGTGGGGGTTGGACTGGCTTCAAATGGAAACACAACTTTTGTAGTGGGTCAGTACCTCCCAGCAGGAAACATCACAAATGTgggttattttgaaaaaaatgtccTACCGACAGGCTCCAAAGTAGACTCAAAGCCCACTGGTACAA CTGTCACAGTGGGACCAATGGATGGTGATTCAGGAACCTCTTCAAACAGAGCACCCTCAGTTCCTCGCAGTACTGAAATATCACCATCAGGAGGCAGAAGGGATATTCATGTGTCAACTGGCTTAAATG ACAGCAGCTTTGAAGCTGAGTTCCTACAGGCTCACAATGCATACCGCAAAAATCACGGAGCCCCGCCCCTCACTATAAACAAAAACCTGTGCCGCTCCTCACAGGACTGGGCCAAACACCTGCTGTCAATCAGGACCCTCAAACATAGCAATGGAGATCATggagaaaatatatattacGCTTGGAGCTCAGCTAACAAAAAACTCACAG GACGTGAGGCAGTGGAAAGCTGGTATAGTGAGATTAAGGACTACAACTTCAGCAGGCCTGGGTTCACCTCCAAAACAG GTCACTTCACACAGGTGGTGTGGAAGGACACGAAGGAGTTGGGAGTTGGACTGGCCACTGACGGGAACACAACTTTTGTAGTGGGTCAGTACCTCCCAGCAGGAAACATCAGCAATGCTGgatattttgaaagaaatgtccTACCAGCAGGTTCCAAAGTAGAATTCAAATCCACCCCGTCTG ctgacAAAGTTGGACAAGCATTTGGTGCTCTCAGCATCAAGTCCAACCAATTGCCTTCATCATCTCACAGTCCTGGACCGGCACCATTTAAGAGTCCGTCTCCACAGAGCAGCGGCTCAGAAG GTGAGAGCTTGTCCCAATTTCGTCAGTCTCTGCTTGAAGCTCAAAATGACTACCGACGCCAACATGGGGCACGGCCTCTCTCGCTGTGCCCCATCCTCAGTAAAGAGGCTCAGGATTGGGCAGCACATCTGATTAGCATTAACACGCTGAAGAACAGTGGCAAAGGTCATGGAGAGACTATGTCTTACAAATGGACATCCACCATGGTGCCTCCAACAG GAAAAGAGGTTGCTGAATCATGGTACAAGGAAAATGTGAAGTACAATTTTGCAACCCCTGGCTTTCAGAGTGGAACTg GTAACTTCACCCAGATGATCTGGAGGTCTACAGACCAGGTTGGGGTCGGCCTGGCATCAGATGGAAAGGGCAAGTTCATCACTGTGGCTTTTTATAAACCTTCTGGAAACATCACCAACCCTGGCTACTTCCAGGATAATGTCAAACCTGCTGGGAAGTGA